The following proteins are co-located in the Rippkaea orientalis PCC 8801 genome:
- a CDS encoding cation:proton antiporter: protein MEGSFELTLQIVIAVLAGITAQVTAEFLKVPSIVFLLLFGILLGPDALDFLHPHELGVGLEVLVALSVAIILFEGGLNLELRDLGRVSGSLRNLVTIGTLVTLIGGGMAAHWLGEFPWSIAFLYASLVVVTGPTVIGPLLKQVQVDRQVATLLESEGVLIDPVGAILAVVVLDTILNSSASPLEIFSGLVLRLGIGAVIGGISGFTLGFILKNTNFLAEDLKNLVVLAGVWGLFGLAQFSRSESGLMATVVAGIVVRASSIPEERLLRRFKGQLTVLCVSVLFVLLAADLSIASIFALGWGSVLTVLTLMLVIRPISVALCTFNSDLRWRQKLFLAWIAPRGIVSASVASLFAILLTDKGINGGESIKALVFLTIMMTVFIQGLSARWVAKGLKISSLEATGAVIIGCNALGRLMGRLFRQQGESVVLIDTDPEACRQAQSEGLSVFQSSALDPNVLEEAGIQSMGTFMALTSNGEVNMVLAQRALEEFHPPRVFAVFPSNSPTNSSSSKTKVNPAFVDQQLIKTWNQYLIEEQVKLGKTCFKEPGLSLQQAHFQALIRAGELLPLLIKRQGSLQVVKATQEWQEGDEIIYLLHDPRPKLLKRLSGAVQASSGAIQSTKELVVEPLPEVEEVPIASPVNELTLDSFKEAVNP from the coding sequence ATGGAAGGATCGTTTGAACTGACCTTACAAATCGTGATAGCTGTTCTGGCCGGCATTACTGCCCAAGTGACAGCCGAATTTTTGAAAGTCCCTAGTATTGTTTTTTTGCTGCTATTCGGGATCTTACTCGGACCAGATGCCCTTGATTTTCTCCATCCCCATGAACTGGGAGTGGGACTCGAAGTCCTAGTAGCCCTTTCGGTAGCGATTATTCTCTTTGAGGGGGGGCTTAACCTAGAATTACGCGATTTAGGACGGGTATCGGGGAGCTTACGCAATCTAGTCACCATCGGGACCCTTGTTACCCTCATTGGCGGTGGAATGGCTGCCCACTGGTTGGGGGAGTTTCCCTGGTCGATCGCCTTTCTCTATGCTTCTCTGGTGGTAGTCACGGGACCAACTGTTATTGGACCGCTACTCAAACAGGTTCAGGTGGATCGCCAAGTGGCTACCCTCCTCGAAAGTGAAGGAGTCCTCATCGATCCGGTGGGGGCAATTTTAGCGGTAGTTGTCCTAGATACCATTCTCAACAGCAGTGCCAGTCCCCTAGAGATCTTTAGCGGTTTAGTGTTACGTTTAGGGATTGGGGCAGTCATTGGGGGAATTAGTGGTTTTACCCTCGGATTTATCCTAAAAAATACGAATTTTCTCGCGGAAGATCTCAAAAATTTAGTGGTTTTAGCCGGGGTTTGGGGATTATTTGGCTTAGCCCAATTCAGCCGCAGTGAATCAGGATTAATGGCCACCGTCGTAGCTGGCATTGTCGTTCGCGCTTCCTCCATCCCAGAAGAACGCTTACTCAGGCGATTTAAAGGGCAACTGACCGTATTATGCGTCTCGGTTCTCTTTGTCCTTCTGGCCGCGGATTTGTCCATTGCCAGTATTTTTGCCCTAGGATGGGGCAGCGTTTTAACGGTTTTGACCTTGATGTTGGTCATCAGACCGATTAGTGTAGCCTTATGTACTTTTAATAGCGATCTGCGTTGGCGACAAAAACTTTTTTTAGCTTGGATTGCCCCACGGGGGATTGTTTCTGCCTCGGTTGCTTCCCTATTTGCCATTTTACTCACTGATAAAGGCATTAATGGGGGAGAATCCATCAAAGCCCTGGTCTTTCTGACGATTATGATGACCGTCTTTATTCAAGGATTATCAGCCCGTTGGGTAGCTAAAGGCTTAAAAATTAGCTCTCTCGAAGCCACAGGCGCGGTCATTATCGGTTGCAATGCCCTAGGACGCTTAATGGGTCGGCTTTTCCGTCAACAAGGAGAGTCCGTTGTCTTAATTGATACCGATCCTGAAGCCTGTCGTCAAGCTCAATCAGAGGGATTATCCGTCTTTCAAAGTAGTGCGCTGGATCCGAATGTACTCGAAGAAGCGGGTATTCAGTCGATGGGAACCTTTATGGCCTTAACGAGTAACGGCGAGGTTAATATGGTATTGGCGCAAAGAGCCCTAGAAGAATTTCACCCTCCGCGTGTTTTTGCTGTTTTTCCCAGTAATTCCCCCACTAATTCCAGTTCGAGTAAAACCAAAGTCAATCCTGCTTTTGTTGACCAACAGTTGATTAAAACCTGGAATCAATACTTAATCGAAGAACAAGTCAAGTTAGGTAAAACTTGCTTTAAAGAACCCGGATTATCCCTACAACAAGCCCATTTTCAAGCCCTTATCCGAGCCGGAGAGCTATTACCCTTACTTATTAAACGTCAAGGAAGTCTACAAGTGGTTAAGGCTACCCAAGAATGGCAAGAAGGGGATGAAATCATCTATCTGTTGCATGATCCCCGTCCTAAGCTGCTCAAACGCTTATCGGGGGCAGTTCAAGCCTCATCAGGGGCGATTCAATCGACAAAAGAATTGGTCGTAGAACCCTTGCCAGAAGTCGAAGAAGTCCCCATTGCTTCCCCCGTCAATGAACTCACCCTTGATTCCTTCAAAGAAGCGGTTAATCCTTAA
- a CDS encoding V-type ATP synthase subunit D, with the protein MSRLSLTKASLTKQKQQLKTFGDILPSLDLKRRQISAERANAREKLAQVQQQRQELETAIAHQLPMLSNYLIDLKDLVKVKAVYLEKENVMGTWLPKIKQIDIQVQEYALLGKPFWVDRVVELLKLALKAEIERQIEQKRVKLLNQAERVITQRFNLFDKVLIPQTKANIKKIEIYLADAERAGVVNAKLAKGKKESTR; encoded by the coding sequence ATGTCTAGACTATCCTTAACAAAAGCTTCATTAACCAAGCAAAAACAACAACTTAAAACCTTTGGGGATATTTTGCCATCTTTAGACCTAAAACGCCGACAAATTAGCGCAGAACGAGCCAATGCGAGGGAAAAACTCGCCCAAGTTCAGCAGCAACGCCAAGAACTCGAAACAGCGATCGCCCATCAATTACCCATGTTATCCAATTATCTGATAGATCTCAAAGACCTAGTAAAAGTCAAAGCCGTGTATCTAGAGAAAGAAAACGTTATGGGGACTTGGTTGCCCAAAATTAAGCAAATAGACATTCAAGTTCAAGAATATGCCCTATTAGGTAAACCCTTTTGGGTAGATCGCGTCGTTGAATTGTTAAAACTTGCCCTAAAAGCCGAAATAGAACGCCAAATTGAACAAAAACGAGTTAAATTGCTCAATCAAGCCGAAAGAGTGATTACTCAACGCTTTAATCTGTTTGATAAAGTCCTAATTCCGCAAACCAAGGCGAATATTAAGAAAATTGAGATTTATTTAGCCGATGCTGAACGCGCGGGGGTGGTTAACGCCAAATTAGCCAAGGGAAAAAAGGAGTCAACACGATGA
- a CDS encoding Rpn family recombination-promoting nuclease/putative transposase, protein MYDSVCKFLAERFSRDFANWLLNKPIELTELKPTELSLNPIRADSLIFLQSEDIVLQIEFQTSPDEDIPFRMTDYRLRVYRRYPNKEMYQVVIYLKPSNSALVYQNTFELKNLRHQFNIIRLWEEPTNIFMNNPGLLPFAILTRTDNPRETLTQIAAIIDNIPDRQKQSDISASTAILSGLKLDQQIIKQILRSDIMQESVIYQEIFHEGEIKGKKEGEKEATQKIVLNMLRNTMNINDISKLTGLSLQEIEQLNSSLNTKE, encoded by the coding sequence ATGTATGATAGTGTTTGTAAATTTCTAGCAGAAAGATTTAGTCGTGACTTTGCTAATTGGTTACTCAATAAACCCATTGAACTAACCGAATTAAAACCTACAGAACTCTCCTTAAATCCTATTAGAGCAGATTCTCTAATTTTTTTGCAATCAGAAGATATTGTCTTACAGATTGAATTTCAAACCTCCCCCGATGAAGATATCCCTTTCCGAATGACTGACTATCGTTTACGGGTCTATCGTCGATATCCTAATAAGGAAATGTATCAGGTGGTAATTTATTTGAAACCGAGTAACTCAGCATTAGTGTATCAAAATACCTTTGAATTAAAGAATTTACGTCATCAATTTAATATTATTCGTCTGTGGGAAGAACCGACTAATATCTTTATGAATAACCCTGGTTTATTACCGTTTGCTATCCTTACTCGAACGGATAACCCCAGAGAAACCTTAACCCAAATTGCTGCTATCATTGACAATATTCCCGATAGACAAAAACAAAGCGATATTAGTGCGTCTACTGCCATTCTATCTGGGTTAAAATTAGATCAACAGATCATTAAACAAATTCTTAGGAGTGATATCATGCAAGAATCCGTGATTTATCAAGAAATTTTTCATGAAGGGGAAATCAAAGGCAAAAAAGAAGGAGAGAAAGAAGCAACTCAAAAAATTGTTTTAAATATGCTCAGAAACACCATGAATATAAACGATATTTCTAAACTAACGGGATTAAGTTTACAAGAAATTGAGCAACTTAATTCATCTTTAAATACAAAGGAATAA
- a CDS encoding V-type ATP synthase subunit B yields MLQALVRYSKIVEIIGDIIRVQVPETAHQQQNSPCFGDLAVVENSNGSLSLAQVINLKSNTVSLQVFRGTKGISTNSSVSFLGYPMKVTYSENILGRVFRGTGEPIDGGPELSHDPKVTIGGPSVNPMKRILASKMIRTNIPMIDIFNCLVESQKIPIFSVSGEPFNAFLARIGVQAEADIVIFGGLGLIFDDYYLFHQAFEDAGVFARTVMFVNLASDPIVERTLIPDMALAVAEHFATEEGKRVLVLLSDMTAFADALKEISISMDQVPANRGYPGDLYSQLARRYEKAADYSQGGSVTVLTVTTMPGDDVTHPVPDNTGYITEGQFYLHDGKLDPFGSLSRLKQNVIGKVTREDHNQIMNTMIRFYSGARDAQQKQAMAFELSDYDHKLLKFGQLFEKRFMDINVSLPLEKALDLAWQTLSECFNSQQLLIKKSLIDQYFPKNNSNQNE; encoded by the coding sequence ATGCTACAAGCTTTGGTTCGTTATTCTAAAATTGTAGAGATTATCGGAGACATCATCCGAGTACAAGTGCCTGAAACTGCCCATCAACAACAAAATAGTCCCTGTTTTGGAGACTTGGCAGTAGTAGAAAATAGTAACGGAAGCCTATCATTAGCACAAGTCATTAATCTAAAAAGTAATACTGTCTCGCTTCAAGTCTTTAGAGGAACAAAAGGCATTTCTACTAACTCATCCGTCAGCTTTCTGGGATATCCCATGAAAGTGACTTATTCAGAAAATATTTTAGGCAGAGTCTTTCGGGGAACAGGAGAACCCATTGACGGGGGACCCGAACTTTCTCACGATCCTAAAGTTACCATTGGTGGACCCTCCGTTAATCCAATGAAGCGTATTTTAGCGTCAAAGATGATCCGGACTAATATCCCCATGATCGATATTTTTAACTGTTTGGTAGAAAGCCAAAAAATCCCCATTTTCTCCGTTTCAGGGGAACCCTTTAACGCTTTTCTTGCCCGCATTGGAGTCCAGGCAGAGGCAGATATTGTTATTTTTGGAGGATTAGGGCTTATTTTTGATGATTATTATCTATTTCATCAAGCCTTTGAAGATGCGGGAGTGTTCGCGCGAACGGTGATGTTTGTTAATTTGGCATCAGATCCCATTGTCGAACGAACCCTCATCCCCGATATGGCTTTAGCCGTCGCTGAACACTTTGCTACCGAAGAAGGAAAGCGGGTTTTAGTTTTATTATCAGACATGACGGCCTTTGCGGATGCCCTCAAAGAGATTAGTATTTCTATGGATCAAGTTCCCGCAAACCGAGGCTATCCAGGGGACTTGTATTCTCAACTCGCCCGTCGTTACGAAAAAGCTGCCGACTACAGTCAAGGAGGGTCAGTAACCGTACTAACTGTAACCACCATGCCAGGGGATGATGTGACCCATCCCGTACCAGATAATACGGGTTATATTACCGAAGGACAATTTTATCTCCATGATGGGAAACTTGATCCCTTTGGTTCTTTGTCTCGACTGAAACAAAATGTTATTGGAAAAGTCACCCGTGAAGATCATAATCAAATTATGAATACCATGATTCGTTTTTATTCAGGCGCGAGAGATGCCCAACAAAAACAGGCCATGGCTTTTGAATTATCTGACTATGATCATAAATTATTAAAATTCGGTCAATTATTTGAAAAAAGATTTATGGATATTAATGTATCTCTTCCGCTAGAAAAAGCTTTAGACTTGGCTTGGCAAACCTTATCAGAGTGTTTTAATTCTCAACAATTATTAATCAAAAAATCACTAATTGATCAATATTTTCCCAAAAATAATAGCAACCAAAACGAATAA
- a CDS encoding DUF1902 domain-containing protein, with protein sequence MKTLITLKIEKFEEKGQEYFVATSDQIQGLVAEGDTIEEVVEIASDLAKILIENAAAIANKVN encoded by the coding sequence ATGAAAACTCTAATTACATTAAAAATAGAAAAGTTTGAAGAAAAGGGACAAGAGTATTTTGTCGCAACCAGCGATCAAATACAAGGATTAGTTGCTGAAGGTGATACAATTGAGGAAGTCGTAGAAATTGCTTCTGATTTAGCCAAGATTTTAATTGAAAACGCAGCAGCGATCGCTAATAAGGTAAACTAA
- a CDS encoding MBL fold metallo-hydrolase, with amino-acid sequence MSRPPQAFDQQVPPLSCFPYGVGHAQEGICLQVQMGHYRILLDCGLSNLTPLVSQAQPPVDMVFCSHAHADHARGLLALHQAFRDLPIYASEVTAQLLPLNWPKEPSSETSFCQPLKWRSPLEIDENLTVELFRAGHLPGASAILLSYQTPQRTYKLLYTGDFSLSNLQLVEGLSVEALRGLSPDILIIEGSYGTGRHPHRRQQEKHLMQRIYEALSVGQSVLLPVPTLGLGQEILKLLRSHHQFTGRDLDIWVDGNVAKACDIYLELLAEFPPSVQNFAKHQSLFWDERICPRLRRLTPQQRGTLGQTPCIVLTDNLVHLHDEGFLMLGSWLILMPEHEGLRPDSPEILALNQLPLIHLDTYLLAEHSDGRNTTQLIHNLRPQHIIFVHGSPMDLADLTNLEELRNRYQLHSPAAETLVELPIGDRFIQPDTPSPTVYEGEVNEFESKIQIALPGEITQEPRWRQFADTGLVEARWQGDELVLRGVTQRELLAQSSQNRPITDVDCCLTCRHYRGQRCWNSQSPLYGFKVTPEGYCPVFEPEKSNLDF; translated from the coding sequence ATGAGTAGACCCCCCCAAGCTTTTGACCAGCAAGTACCTCCCCTATCGTGTTTTCCCTATGGAGTTGGTCATGCTCAAGAGGGGATCTGTTTACAGGTTCAAATGGGTCACTACCGCATTTTACTCGACTGTGGTCTTAGCAATCTTACCCCTCTGGTCAGTCAAGCTCAGCCTCCTGTTGACATGGTATTTTGTAGTCATGCCCATGCTGACCACGCCAGAGGGTTATTAGCCCTACATCAAGCGTTTAGGGATTTACCGATTTATGCCAGTGAAGTCACCGCCCAATTACTCCCCCTCAATTGGCCTAAAGAACCGTCTAGTGAAACCAGCTTTTGTCAACCGCTAAAATGGCGATCGCCCCTGGAAATCGACGAAAATCTCACTGTTGAATTATTCCGTGCCGGTCATCTGCCGGGGGCTTCTGCCATTCTACTAAGTTACCAAACCCCTCAACGAACCTATAAATTGCTCTATACGGGGGATTTTTCCCTCTCTAACCTACAACTGGTCGAAGGCTTATCCGTCGAAGCCCTACGGGGGTTATCCCCCGATATCTTGATTATTGAAGGCAGTTATGGAACGGGTCGTCATCCCCATCGCCGCCAACAGGAAAAACACCTCATGCAGCGCATTTATGAGGCTTTAAGTGTCGGTCAAAGCGTCTTGCTACCCGTTCCCACCCTAGGGTTAGGTCAGGAAATCCTCAAGCTGTTGCGTTCTCATCACCAGTTTACTGGACGAGATTTAGATATTTGGGTGGATGGCAATGTGGCCAAGGCCTGTGATATTTATTTGGAGTTACTGGCAGAATTTCCCCCCTCGGTGCAGAATTTCGCTAAGCATCAATCTTTGTTTTGGGATGAGCGCATTTGTCCCCGTTTGCGCCGTCTTACCCCTCAACAACGGGGAACCCTAGGACAAACCCCTTGTATTGTGCTGACGGATAATCTCGTTCATCTCCACGATGAAGGCTTTTTGATGTTGGGGTCTTGGTTGATTCTCATGCCAGAACACGAGGGACTTAGACCCGATTCTCCCGAAATTTTAGCCCTAAATCAATTGCCCCTAATTCATCTGGACACCTATTTACTGGCAGAACATAGTGATGGACGCAATACTACCCAATTAATCCACAATTTACGCCCTCAACACATTATTTTTGTCCATGGATCACCCATGGATTTAGCGGATTTAACCAATTTAGAAGAACTCCGTAATCGCTATCAATTACATTCTCCTGCCGCCGAGACGTTGGTAGAACTTCCCATCGGCGATCGCTTTATTCAACCTGATACCCCTTCTCCAACGGTTTATGAAGGAGAAGTTAATGAATTTGAGAGCAAAATCCAGATTGCCTTGCCAGGGGAGATTACTCAAGAACCCCGTTGGCGACAGTTTGCTGATACGGGATTAGTCGAGGCACGTTGGCAAGGGGATGAATTGGTGTTGCGGGGAGTGACTCAACGGGAATTATTAGCCCAAAGCAGTCAAAATAGGCCAATAACTGATGTAGATTGCTGTTTGACTTGTCGCCACTATCGCGGTCAACGCTGCTGGAACTCCCAGTCTCCTCTTTATGGGTTTAAAGTCACCCCAGAAGGCTATTGCCCCGTGTTTGAACCCGAAAAAAGTAATTTAGACTTTTGA
- a CDS encoding GIY-YIG nuclease family protein, which translates to MKEGYIYILENQSLKDNLIKIGRTTKEPEVRAKELYTTGVPESFSISFACKVGDCILAEKQIHQILENYRHNSKREFFVMSTKIAKENVLEVCKTINLNLGLPIDDIIIRDNSNQSLEDIIEDYNYSEYNIIIADLNYLELESLLENRNLTDIQKNRANIIYNILGDFLNMTCEFFVNGFSEDVHPEREILIWEHIAKSFLNIPTIDDFSKEQTRNKRWKHFR; encoded by the coding sequence ATGAAAGAAGGTTATATTTATATACTTGAAAATCAATCACTTAAAGATAATCTTATTAAAATTGGCAGAACAACAAAAGAACCTGAAGTTCGCGCAAAAGAATTATATACAACAGGAGTTCCTGAATCATTTAGTATTTCTTTCGCTTGTAAAGTTGGTGACTGTATATTAGCCGAAAAGCAAATTCATCAGATACTAGAAAATTATAGGCATAATTCTAAAAGAGAGTTTTTTGTTATGTCCACAAAAATTGCTAAAGAAAATGTTTTAGAGGTTTGCAAAACTATCAACTTAAATTTAGGTTTGCCTATTGACGATATTATTATACGCGATAACTCAAATCAATCTTTAGAAGATATTATAGAGGATTATAATTATTCAGAATATAATATTATAATAGCAGATCTTAATTATTTAGAACTGGAATCATTACTAGAAAATAGAAACTTAACAGATATTCAAAAAAATAGAGCAAATATTATTTACAATATACTGGGTGATTTTCTTAATATGACTTGTGAGTTTTTTGTTAATGGTTTTTCAGAAGATGTGCATCCTGAAAGAGAAATTTTAATTTGGGAACATATAGCAAAATCTTTTTTAAACATACCTACAATCGATGATTTTAGCAAGGAACAAACAAGGAACAAAAGATGGAAGCATTTTCGTTAA
- a CDS encoding ArnT family glycosyltransferase, whose protein sequence is MNDLTFAWNRSQNQRHHGQYWQEFLSGIGLFLAALLLFGLNLDSPLLNGQETIIATMAKEMSEQSFNFGRWLFPTVWGDSFYPYPPLGIGLTTIAYWWGGMDEQTTRLPGAILTALCIPLFYFLGREIFARWMPALFSALILLTLFPVVIQGRLALLDGIMLCFQLLTMFCLLRSRRDLRWSLGVGLSLSCLFLTHGIIGLFLSFVVLIFIVWDTPRLLTSAYFGLGMVLGLLPGIGWYTQQGMLYGQSFFRAMFITPLAENHGLFRGLLGIHAVELLKSSLPWLIFAVYGGFLATKYLVWGWSKLILVWGGVYLIVFSLLPLPTVSYLMPFYPPLALAGGMALAEVYHWPINRPYPKLWWIILLGMSGVISLVSLSFLLNFPWDFSYLSYRFLLIVTLGSIAFTFLTTAVLIAQRDSQFIVILVWGMYISLLLWVNSPYWTGEIKANSSIINTIALNEFSGIS, encoded by the coding sequence ATGAATGATCTGACCTTCGCTTGGAACCGCTCACAAAATCAACGACATCACGGCCAATATTGGCAGGAATTCCTGTCGGGGATTGGGCTATTTTTGGCAGCCTTGCTGCTATTTGGTCTTAACCTTGACTCCCCTTTACTCAATGGCCAAGAAACAATCATTGCTACGATGGCTAAGGAAATGTCAGAACAGTCTTTCAATTTTGGCCGATGGCTGTTTCCGACTGTCTGGGGAGACTCTTTTTATCCCTATCCTCCTCTGGGAATTGGTCTAACCACGATCGCTTACTGGTGGGGGGGTATGGATGAACAGACGACCCGTCTACCGGGTGCTATTTTAACAGCTCTTTGTATTCCCCTTTTCTATTTCCTGGGACGAGAAATTTTTGCGCGGTGGATGCCGGCCTTGTTTTCGGCACTGATTTTGTTAACCCTTTTCCCTGTGGTTATTCAGGGACGGTTGGCTTTATTAGATGGGATCATGCTTTGTTTTCAACTCTTAACGATGTTTTGTTTATTGCGATCGCGTCGGGATCTTCGTTGGTCTCTTGGAGTCGGTCTAAGTTTGAGTTGTCTGTTCTTAACCCATGGCATTATCGGTCTTTTCCTGAGTTTCGTGGTCTTGATTTTTATCGTGTGGGACACCCCAAGACTGTTAACGTCGGCTTATTTTGGACTAGGGATGGTTTTAGGTTTGCTCCCGGGTATCGGTTGGTATACTCAACAAGGAATGCTCTACGGCCAGTCATTTTTTAGGGCGATGTTTATTACACCTTTGGCTGAAAATCACGGCTTGTTTCGGGGATTATTGGGAATTCATGCAGTGGAATTACTCAAGTCGTCTTTGCCTTGGTTAATCTTTGCGGTTTATGGCGGGTTTTTGGCAACAAAATATCTAGTTTGGGGTTGGTCTAAGTTAATTTTGGTATGGGGTGGGGTCTATTTGATTGTTTTTAGCTTACTTCCTTTACCCACAGTTAGTTATCTAATGCCATTTTATCCTCCTTTGGCCTTAGCGGGTGGCATGGCTTTGGCTGAGGTGTATCATTGGCCGATCAATCGTCCCTATCCTAAGTTATGGTGGATCATTTTATTAGGAATGTCTGGGGTGATTAGCCTAGTCAGTTTAAGTTTTTTGCTGAATTTTCCCTGGGACTTTAGTTACCTTTCCTATCGATTTTTATTGATTGTTACGTTAGGCTCGATCGCGTTTACTTTTTTGACAACTGCTGTTTTAATTGCTCAGCGTGATTCTCAATTTATTGTCATTTTAGTCTGGGGAATGTATATTTCTTTATTATTGTGGGTTAATTCTCCCTATTGGACTGGAGAAATAAAAGCCAATTCTTCGATAATTAATACAATCGCCTTAAATGAATTTTCAGGAATATCCTGA